In a genomic window of Variovorax paradoxus:
- a CDS encoding serine/threonine protein kinase, with protein MKHAQQRLLRATLLAGLMGAGSFAMAQTSSMPAAPDPAVGGQASTQSPTGVANPTQRPDGFEPVSREAVKAEARAHNRNNTNTLVPKGEASTTMNGQPNMVMAPTGDQSRWEVSQQGRKVKPHFGQPGERPEVPTNPTEKTGTPK; from the coding sequence ATGAAACACGCACAGCAACGACTTCTTCGAGCTACCCTGCTGGCCGGCCTGATGGGTGCCGGCAGCTTCGCGATGGCGCAGACCTCCTCGATGCCCGCGGCGCCCGATCCGGCGGTGGGCGGTCAGGCCAGCACGCAGTCGCCCACGGGCGTGGCCAACCCCACGCAGCGTCCCGACGGCTTCGAGCCGGTGTCGCGCGAGGCCGTGAAGGCCGAGGCACGCGCCCACAACCGCAACAACACCAACACGCTGGTGCCCAAGGGCGAGGCGAGCACCACGATGAACGGCCAGCCGAACATGGTGATGGCACCGACCGGCGACCAGTCGCGTTGGGAAGTGAGCCAGCAGGGCCGCAAGGTGAAGCCGCACTTCGGCCAGCCGGGCGAGCGCCCGGAAGTGCCGACCAACCCGACCGAGAAGACCGGTACGCCGAAGTAA
- a CDS encoding Spy/CpxP family protein refolding chaperone produces the protein MISLRQRILWAGLLGSAALASSGAFAQTPAPTTAAPAAAVAQADGAAPQRKAHAEHKRMDPAKRLERMQEHRAKRLAALKDKLKLNASQESAWSSYTSATQPPGPRPDGQRMTRADFAKLTTPQRIERMQARQAERSAMFAKRADATKSFYAALTPEQQKTFDAESMHFGGHRFHRGGHHGGPDAQPAKG, from the coding sequence ATGATCTCTCTCCGCCAACGCATCCTCTGGGCCGGCCTGCTGGGCTCGGCCGCCCTCGCATCGTCGGGCGCTTTCGCCCAGACGCCGGCGCCCACGACCGCGGCACCCGCCGCTGCCGTGGCGCAGGCCGACGGCGCGGCGCCGCAGCGCAAGGCCCACGCGGAGCACAAGCGCATGGATCCGGCCAAGCGTCTGGAACGCATGCAGGAACATCGCGCCAAGCGGCTCGCGGCCCTCAAGGACAAGCTGAAGCTCAATGCCTCGCAGGAAAGCGCATGGTCCAGCTACACCAGCGCGACGCAGCCGCCCGGCCCGCGTCCCGATGGCCAGCGCATGACCCGCGCCGACTTCGCCAAGCTGACCACGCCGCAGCGCATCGAACGCATGCAGGCCCGCCAGGCCGAACGCAGCGCGATGTTCGCCAAGCGCGCCGACGCCACGAAGTCCTTCTATGCCGCGCTCACGCCCGAGCAGCAGAAGACCTTCGACGCCGAGAGCATGCACTTCGGCGGCCATCGCTTCCATCGCGGCGGCCACCATGGCGGCCCCGACGCCCAACCGGCCAAGGGTTGA
- a CDS encoding flavodoxin family protein → MPPTIRKGQAPATLQRAEFHERFMQDFQDPAFQAESESLRRIELIAWEAYHEGRKAPVTRKAGPGYADPDYELSVEWLEAKARIDAAHAKWADPQSHSRVLLVNGSPRNDGTCPGEISKTWRLTQLAREVLEGSGVKTDVLDLSLLTSDYGREIHACKGCVSTAMPLCHWPCSCYPNHSLRQTGDWMNEIYERWTAAHGVIVLTPAHWYQATSPLKLMIDRLVCADGGNPDPTSTHGKKAEEAKALELEGWGYPKHLDGRAYGVVVHGDVAGIESVRRNLCDWLDWMGLIDAGNAAQLDRYIGYYEPYATSHDTLDADADLQEEVRNVARAVAQAVRQLRTGKLKSPDRGLKRPRPK, encoded by the coding sequence ATGCCCCCCACGATCCGAAAAGGACAGGCGCCCGCCACGCTGCAGCGCGCCGAGTTCCATGAACGCTTCATGCAGGACTTCCAGGACCCGGCCTTCCAGGCCGAGTCCGAATCGCTGCGGCGCATCGAGCTGATTGCCTGGGAGGCCTACCACGAGGGCCGCAAGGCGCCGGTCACGCGCAAGGCCGGGCCCGGCTATGCCGATCCCGACTACGAGCTCTCGGTGGAATGGCTCGAGGCCAAGGCGCGCATCGACGCCGCGCATGCGAAGTGGGCCGATCCGCAGAGCCATTCGCGCGTGCTGCTGGTCAATGGCTCGCCGCGCAACGACGGCACCTGTCCCGGCGAGATCTCCAAGACCTGGCGGCTGACGCAGCTCGCGCGCGAGGTGCTCGAGGGCAGCGGCGTGAAGACCGACGTGCTCGACCTCAGCCTGCTGACCTCCGACTACGGCCGCGAGATCCACGCGTGCAAGGGCTGCGTCTCGACCGCGATGCCGCTGTGCCACTGGCCCTGCAGCTGCTATCCCAACCATTCGCTGCGCCAGACCGGCGACTGGATGAACGAGATCTACGAACGCTGGACCGCGGCGCATGGCGTGATCGTGCTCACGCCCGCTCACTGGTACCAGGCCACGAGCCCGCTCAAGCTGATGATCGACCGGCTGGTGTGCGCCGATGGCGGCAACCCCGATCCCACCAGCACGCACGGCAAGAAGGCCGAAGAGGCCAAGGCGCTCGAGCTCGAGGGCTGGGGCTATCCCAAGCACCTCGATGGCCGCGCCTACGGCGTGGTGGTGCATGGCGACGTGGCCGGCATCGAGAGCGTGCGGCGCAACCTCTGCGACTGGCTCGACTGGATGGGGCTGATCGATGCGGGCAATGCGGCGCAGCTCGACCGCTACATCGGCTACTACGAGCCCTATGCCACCAGCCACGACACGCTCGATGCCGATGCCGACCTGCAGGAGGAGGTGCGCAACGTCGCGCGCGCGGTGGCGCAGGCGGTGCGGCAACTGCGCACCGGCAAGCTCAAGTCGCCTGACCGGGGCCTGAAGAGGCCGCGTCCCAAGTAG
- a CDS encoding pirin family protein has product MTHTNHHHLHHPTEPVAAPRGIDHIVAGVSASDGDGVKLTRVLGQPLQKRLDPYLMLDAFGSDNPGDYVGGFPNHPHRGFETVTYMIAGRMRHRDSAGHEGLLENGGVQWMTAGRGLVHSELPEQQEGLMEGFQLWLNLPADEKLREPWYRDIQSAEIPEFTTAAGVHVRVIAGASHGIEGAVRRERTEPLYLDITLPPGAEFAQPLPPSHNALVYVFRESLWIAGSEVPTRRMAILANEAGSDGVLLRAGSTNHSPARALLIAGHPLNEAIVQYGPFVMNTPEQIKQAVDDFRQGRFG; this is encoded by the coding sequence ATGACCCACACGAACCACCATCATCTCCACCATCCCACCGAGCCCGTGGCCGCGCCACGCGGCATCGACCACATCGTGGCCGGTGTGTCGGCCAGCGATGGCGACGGCGTGAAGCTCACGCGCGTGCTCGGCCAGCCGCTGCAGAAGCGGCTCGATCCCTATCTCATGCTCGATGCCTTCGGCAGCGACAACCCCGGCGACTACGTCGGCGGCTTTCCGAACCATCCGCACCGCGGCTTCGAGACGGTCACCTACATGATCGCCGGACGCATGCGGCACCGCGACAGCGCGGGCCACGAGGGCCTGCTCGAGAACGGTGGCGTGCAATGGATGACCGCGGGCCGCGGCCTGGTGCACAGCGAGCTGCCCGAGCAGCAGGAGGGCCTGATGGAAGGCTTCCAGCTCTGGCTCAACCTGCCGGCCGACGAGAAGCTGCGCGAGCCCTGGTACCGCGACATCCAGAGCGCGGAGATCCCCGAGTTCACCACCGCCGCGGGCGTGCACGTGCGCGTGATCGCCGGCGCGAGCCACGGCATCGAGGGCGCCGTGCGGCGCGAGCGCACCGAGCCGCTGTACCTCGACATCACGCTGCCGCCGGGCGCCGAGTTCGCGCAGCCGCTGCCACCGTCGCACAACGCGCTGGTCTACGTGTTCCGCGAATCGCTGTGGATCGCGGGCAGCGAGGTGCCGACGCGGCGCATGGCCATCCTCGCGAACGAGGCCGGCAGCGACGGCGTGCTGCTGCGCGCGGGCTCGACCAACCACAGCCCGGCGCGCGCGCTGCTGATCGCGGGCCACCCGTTGAACGAAGCCATCGTGCAGTACGGCCCGTTCGTGATGAACACGCCCGAGCAGATCAAGCAGGCGGTCGACGACTTCCGCCAGGGCCGCTTCGGCTGA
- a CDS encoding carotenoid oxygenase family protein, translated as MNDAVTRSAPPSNMGPIDFETDVGPLPLKGALPAGLRGTLVRNGPNPVAPDPRAHWFAGDGMLHAFHIADGAVHYRNRWVRTQRWQATVEGQERRRVGFQSTEGEAPKREDDGTGNTNVIGHAGRMLALEEAHLPIELTLPGLDTLGATDLDGRLHGSFTAHPKTDPRTGELLFFGYGTPAPLSAGMSFGAIAADGRVTRFESFEAPYASMVHDFMVTEGHVMFPIMPITASLERAQQGRPPYAWEPEFGTRVGLMPRGGSSADIVWWRGPACYVFHVMNAWEADGSLYADVMQFDTPPLFPRPDGSPIGAGDPPARLVRWRFELANPAREFTRTVLDPRPGEFPRIDDRFAGLPYRHGWYVLRDDEGPTEARRNFAGLAHVDHANGERGIYRLPAPDTMSEAVFVPRSAQAEEGDGWLLATIWRGATHTSELAVFDARAVANGPLCTAALPHRVPVGFHGNWFDAEGSVPGAAVRADAQPTVRFGASS; from the coding sequence ATGAACGATGCCGTCACCCGCAGCGCCCCGCCTTCCAACATGGGCCCGATCGACTTCGAGACCGACGTCGGTCCGCTGCCGCTGAAGGGCGCGCTGCCCGCCGGCCTGCGCGGCACGTTGGTGCGCAACGGCCCGAACCCGGTGGCGCCCGATCCGCGCGCCCACTGGTTCGCCGGCGACGGCATGCTGCATGCCTTCCACATCGCCGACGGCGCGGTGCACTACCGCAACCGCTGGGTGCGCACCCAGCGCTGGCAGGCCACGGTCGAAGGGCAGGAGCGGCGCCGCGTCGGCTTCCAGAGCACCGAGGGCGAGGCGCCGAAGCGCGAGGACGACGGCACCGGCAACACCAACGTGATCGGCCATGCCGGCCGCATGCTCGCGCTGGAAGAAGCGCACCTGCCGATCGAGTTGACGCTGCCCGGGCTCGACACGCTCGGCGCCACCGACCTCGACGGCCGCCTGCACGGCAGCTTCACGGCCCATCCCAAGACCGATCCGCGCACCGGCGAACTGCTGTTCTTCGGCTACGGCACGCCCGCGCCGCTGTCGGCGGGCATGAGCTTCGGCGCCATCGCGGCCGACGGCCGCGTCACGCGCTTCGAGAGCTTCGAGGCGCCCTATGCCAGCATGGTCCACGACTTCATGGTGACCGAAGGCCACGTGATGTTCCCGATCATGCCGATCACCGCCAGCCTCGAGCGCGCGCAGCAGGGCCGCCCACCCTATGCCTGGGAGCCCGAGTTCGGCACGCGCGTCGGCCTGATGCCGCGCGGCGGCAGCAGCGCCGACATCGTCTGGTGGCGCGGCCCGGCCTGCTACGTGTTCCACGTGATGAATGCCTGGGAAGCCGACGGCAGCCTGTATGCCGACGTGATGCAGTTCGACACGCCGCCGCTGTTCCCGCGTCCCGACGGCTCGCCGATCGGCGCGGGCGATCCGCCCGCGCGCCTGGTGCGCTGGCGGTTCGAGCTCGCGAACCCGGCGCGCGAATTCACGCGCACCGTGCTCGATCCGCGCCCCGGCGAGTTCCCGCGCATCGACGACCGCTTCGCCGGCCTGCCCTACCGCCACGGCTGGTACGTGCTGCGCGACGACGAGGGGCCCACCGAGGCGCGGCGCAACTTCGCGGGCCTCGCGCACGTCGACCATGCCAACGGCGAGCGCGGCATCTACAGGCTGCCGGCGCCCGACACGATGTCCGAGGCCGTGTTCGTGCCGCGCTCGGCGCAGGCCGAAGAAGGCGACGGCTGGCTGCTCGCCACCATCTGGCGCGGCGCCACCCACACCAGCGAGCTCGCGGTCTTCGATGCGCGCGCCGTGGCCAACGGCCCGCTGTGCACCGCCGCGCTGCCGCACCGCGTGCCCGTGGGCTTCCATGGCAACTGGTTCGATGCCGAGGGCAGCGTGCCCGGCGCCGCCGTGCGGGCCGATGCGCAACCCACCGTTCGCTTCGGAGCGTCGTCATGA
- a CDS encoding TetR/AcrR family transcriptional regulator, which translates to MPAASRPRRSRSTEPATAESSPATPAESAAPARRYHHGALPDALLAAAETVLRRDGIAGLGLRAIAREAGVSHTAPKHHFGDTTGLLSSLAAVGFHRLADAMRTSAPEGADASARRNAIGRAYVHFAHGNPALFGLMFRTEKIDMLHPVLGAAAAEAMRVMASIIGGAPRLPDSPPTSLSNAEAMQMTSAWGYVHGLAVLLIDHRLRGILKLAPGFDDPLALVDAALDEVRFGLELEPRD; encoded by the coding sequence ATGCCTGCTGCTTCCCGTCCGCGCCGTTCCCGTTCCACGGAACCGGCCACCGCCGAATCTTCGCCGGCCACACCGGCCGAGTCCGCCGCGCCGGCCCGCCGCTACCACCACGGCGCCTTGCCCGATGCCTTGCTGGCCGCGGCCGAGACCGTGCTGCGGCGCGACGGCATCGCCGGGCTCGGCCTGCGCGCGATCGCGCGCGAAGCGGGTGTGTCGCACACCGCGCCCAAGCACCATTTCGGCGACACCACCGGCCTGTTGAGTTCGCTCGCCGCCGTGGGGTTCCATCGCCTGGCCGACGCGATGCGCACCTCGGCGCCCGAGGGTGCCGACGCCAGCGCGCGGCGCAATGCGATCGGCCGCGCCTACGTGCATTTCGCGCACGGGAACCCGGCGCTGTTCGGACTGATGTTCCGCACCGAGAAGATCGACATGCTGCATCCCGTGCTGGGCGCCGCGGCCGCCGAGGCGATGCGCGTGATGGCCTCGATCATCGGCGGCGCGCCGCGGCTGCCCGACAGCCCGCCCACCTCGCTGAGCAATGCCGAAGCCATGCAGATGACCTCGGCCTGGGGCTATGTGCACGGGCTCGCGGTGCTGCTGATCGATCACCGGCTGCGCGGCATCCTCAAGCTCGCGCCGGGCTTCGACGATCCGCTGGCGCTGGTCGACGCGGCACTGGACGAGGTGCGCTTCGGGCTGGAGCTCGAGCCGCGCGACTGA
- a CDS encoding GNAT family N-acetyltransferase, whose amino-acid sequence MSAEVEAIERATVAAVSPDVVGDIEGWLLPFDHGTVSRARSAVPLRHAPAAEGTLERIEQRYAAQGLPPMLRLADLECFDGLRAELEARRYRGAKPTLVQTATLRQMQAVAPAGALPAEVDTAPDEAWAALFLGEGFDPVDGAHRVRVLARAQGSLYASVREGGRTVAAGAMAFGHGWASVHGMRTDAAQRGRGLAGRVLAGLARVALERGFEKVFLQVEAQNDPALALYRRAGFETRWQYRYWQPSS is encoded by the coding sequence ATGAGCGCCGAGGTCGAAGCGATCGAGCGCGCCACGGTCGCGGCCGTGTCGCCCGATGTCGTCGGCGACATCGAGGGCTGGCTGCTGCCCTTCGATCACGGCACGGTCTCGCGTGCCCGCTCCGCGGTGCCGCTGCGCCATGCGCCGGCGGCCGAGGGCACGCTCGAGCGGATCGAGCAGCGCTACGCCGCGCAGGGGCTCCCGCCGATGCTGCGGCTGGCCGACCTGGAATGCTTCGACGGCCTGCGTGCCGAACTCGAAGCCCGGCGCTATCGCGGCGCCAAGCCCACGCTGGTGCAGACCGCAACCTTGCGACAGATGCAGGCCGTGGCACCGGCCGGCGCGTTGCCGGCCGAGGTCGACACCGCGCCCGACGAGGCCTGGGCGGCGCTGTTCCTCGGCGAGGGTTTCGATCCCGTCGATGGCGCCCACCGCGTGCGCGTGCTGGCGCGCGCCCAGGGTTCGCTCTATGCGAGCGTGCGCGAAGGCGGCCGCACCGTGGCCGCGGGCGCGATGGCCTTCGGCCATGGCTGGGCCAGCGTGCACGGCATGCGCACCGACGCCGCGCAGCGCGGGCGTGGCCTGGCCGGGCGCGTGCTCGCGGGGCTGGCGCGGGTGGCGCTCGAGCGCGGGTTCGAAAAGGTGTTCCTGCAGGTCGAGGCGCAGAACGATCCCGCGCTGGCGCTGTACCGGCGCGCGGGTTTCGAGACGCGCTGGCAGTACCGGTACTGGCAGCCTTCGAGCTGA
- a CDS encoding transglycosylase domain-containing protein produces MKKTLRFFLFGLLALVITAGVAIFLIVKLALAPAPGEWRTTVKAGPLAFETGVPTAVRIATSPWFAPWLDGRSLDTGHGTVRFAWKAADGLLELHCAPCSVELPALGAQPIRVQQLVATVRRDGNTLNGTLGATPQGSPAGDPAATLQGKWEGRLAPKNLQLSIDIQDAPIARWYAVLVPGLPELQRARIGGTLALRGHVVLPEATFSVLPTISQFTVEGLGTEAMLGARTSCGPSAKLTNDSWLARAVIAAEDQRFFTHTGYDLTEILASIDNNQKEGAQKRGGSTLTQQLAKLLATGSERTAERKLRELLYAVEMEQTLGKARILQLYLDNAPWGGNLCGAEAAAKRYFKRSARSLEPAQAVWLAAMLHKPQAVLEQWRRDGAIDPDRVKWVAEGVRGISRNQREALLKSVASAKFAPPEPNP; encoded by the coding sequence CTGAAAAAAACTCTCAGATTCTTCCTCTTCGGCCTGCTGGCCCTGGTGATCACGGCCGGCGTGGCCATCTTCCTGATCGTCAAGCTCGCGCTGGCGCCCGCGCCCGGCGAATGGCGCACCACGGTGAAGGCCGGTCCGCTCGCCTTCGAGACCGGCGTGCCGACCGCGGTGCGCATCGCCACCTCGCCCTGGTTCGCGCCATGGCTCGACGGTCGTTCGCTCGATACCGGCCATGGCACCGTGCGCTTCGCCTGGAAGGCGGCCGACGGCCTGCTCGAGCTGCACTGCGCGCCATGCAGCGTGGAGCTGCCGGCACTCGGCGCGCAGCCGATCCGCGTGCAGCAGCTGGTGGCCACGGTGCGCCGCGACGGCAACACGCTCAACGGCACGCTCGGCGCCACGCCGCAGGGATCGCCCGCGGGCGATCCAGCCGCCACGCTGCAGGGCAAATGGGAAGGCCGCCTCGCGCCGAAGAACCTGCAGCTCAGCATCGATATCCAGGACGCGCCGATCGCGCGCTGGTACGCGGTACTCGTGCCCGGTCTGCCCGAGCTGCAGCGCGCGCGCATCGGCGGCACGCTGGCATTGCGCGGCCACGTCGTGCTGCCCGAAGCCACCTTCTCGGTGCTGCCCACCATCAGCCAGTTCACGGTCGAGGGCCTGGGCACCGAGGCCATGCTGGGCGCACGCACCAGCTGCGGCCCCTCGGCCAAGCTGACCAACGACAGCTGGCTCGCGCGCGCGGTCATCGCCGCGGAGGACCAGCGCTTCTTCACCCACACCGGCTACGACCTGACCGAGATCCTGGCCTCGATCGACAACAACCAGAAGGAAGGCGCGCAGAAGCGCGGTGGCAGCACGCTCACGCAGCAGCTCGCGAAGCTGCTCGCGACCGGCAGCGAACGCACGGCCGAGCGCAAGCTGCGCGAGCTGCTCTACGCGGTCGAGATGGAACAGACGCTGGGCAAGGCGCGCATCCTGCAGCTCTATCTCGACAACGCGCCCTGGGGCGGCAACCTGTGCGGCGCGGAAGCCGCGGCCAAGCGCTACTTCAAGCGCAGCGCGCGCAGTCTCGAACCCGCGCAGGCGGTCTGGCTCGCGGCCATGCTGCACAAGCCGCAGGCGGTGCTCGAGCAGTGGCGGCGCGACGGCGCCATCGATCCCGACCGCGTGAAGTGGGTGGCCGAGGGCGTGCGCGGCATCAGCCGCAACCAGCGCGAGGCGCTGCTCAAGAGCGTGGCCAGCGCGAAGTTCGCGCCGCCGGAGCCGAACCCATGA
- the xrtQ gene encoding exosortase Q: MSLATLAHRHPRIVDWGIRIDRFPAAGWLALQFAALVPTWGWMLRRMVDGSDDPLGLLALVALAALAWQCRGELRAAPRLGWLTLAGAGTLAATVLRTGLGGLPALPPLAAGLLAVLSLAAGLMAFLPRRVAAVPVAGLAVLALPLLSSLQFYAGYPLRVVTAEASRWLLAPGFEVAREGSTLLIDGRMVIVDAPCSGVQMVWLGYFTACAVALWARRADRGFLARLPLVGLAVLAGNIVRNSVLIACEGAGHPLAPWAHNALGLVVLALVCGAIARLMARERSDAGLDFVMRPVPGLITTQGGRRVDTAH; encoded by the coding sequence ATGTCACTGGCAACGCTTGCCCACCGCCATCCACGCATCGTGGATTGGGGCATCCGCATCGACCGATTCCCGGCCGCCGGCTGGCTGGCCCTGCAGTTCGCCGCGCTGGTGCCGACCTGGGGCTGGATGCTGCGGCGCATGGTCGACGGATCGGACGATCCGCTCGGGCTGCTGGCGCTGGTCGCGCTCGCGGCATTGGCCTGGCAGTGCCGCGGTGAACTGCGCGCCGCGCCACGGCTGGGCTGGCTCACGCTCGCGGGTGCCGGCACGCTCGCGGCGACCGTGCTGCGCACCGGCCTCGGCGGCCTGCCCGCGCTGCCGCCGCTCGCGGCCGGCCTGCTGGCGGTGCTGTCATTGGCAGCGGGCCTCATGGCCTTCCTGCCGCGCCGCGTGGCGGCCGTGCCGGTCGCGGGCCTCGCGGTGCTGGCGTTGCCGCTGCTCTCGTCGTTGCAGTTCTATGCCGGCTATCCGTTGCGCGTGGTGACGGCCGAGGCCAGCCGCTGGTTGTTGGCACCGGGCTTCGAGGTGGCGCGCGAAGGCAGCACCTTGCTGATCGATGGCCGGATGGTGATCGTCGATGCGCCGTGTTCGGGCGTGCAGATGGTCTGGCTCGGCTATTTCACGGCCTGCGCCGTCGCGCTGTGGGCGCGGCGCGCCGACCGTGGCTTCCTGGCCCGGCTGCCGCTGGTCGGCCTTGCGGTGCTGGCCGGCAACATCGTGCGCAACAGCGTGCTGATCGCCTGCGAGGGCGCCGGCCATCCGTTGGCGCCGTGGGCGCACAACGCGCTGGGCCTGGTCGTGCTGGCGCTGGTGTGCGGTGCCATCGCGCGGCTGATGGCGCGCGAGCGCAGCGATGCGGGCCTCGATTTCGTCATGCGGCCCGTTCCGGGCCTGATCACCACCCAGGGAGGCCGCCGTGTCGACACTGCTCATTGA
- a CDS encoding VWA domain-containing protein — protein MHTPSTHRPGRWLWLATLSLAVAGFVALSLNPVHAQEAAGPRLKTESPYFFVKSDDPSIDRLPLKGTEVSVKISGVIADVTVTQTYRNEGQRPIEAKYVFPGSTQAAVSGLNVRLGDRLITAQIREKQQAKIEYDTAKREGKTAALLEQYLPNVFQMNVANILPGDDVKVELRYSELLVPQSGNYAFVFPTVVGPRYNSPQSSNAQAPWVGQPTLRAGVAAGTTFRLKASIDTPMGLKEIRSATHAIDVKKSDEDRHAEIVLAADGRPADNRDFVLDYRLAGEKIESGLMLYKGQGENAENFFLAMVEPPKAVAASAISPRDYIFVVDISGSMHGFPLDTAKVVLERLIGGLRPSDTFNVLLFSGSNKMLSPASVPATRANIEQALATIKNFNGGGSTELIPALKRVYAEPKDEKVSRTVVVVTDGYVTVEREAFELVRNNLSKANVFAFGIGSSVNRSLMEGIARAGMGEPFIITDPVQAPEQAARFRRMVESPVLTSVKATFGGLDVYDVEPQALPDVLGERPVIVFGKWRGEARGRVIVEGQGAEGLYRQEVRIDARTRQDTAALRTLWARHRIQSLSDQEALEGSAAFKDRITELGLKYSLLTQYTSFIAVDKVVRNAAPQDSASVNQPLPMPQGVSDSAVDGGALGAEVPSTPEPETLGAIAVVLSMLAMLRRRARRHDSRRFTA, from the coding sequence ATGCACACCCCCTCCACCCACCGACCCGGCCGCTGGCTCTGGCTGGCGACGCTGAGCCTCGCGGTCGCGGGCTTCGTCGCGCTGAGCCTGAATCCCGTGCATGCGCAGGAAGCAGCCGGGCCGCGCCTGAAGACCGAGAGCCCGTACTTCTTCGTGAAGAGCGACGATCCCTCGATCGACCGGCTGCCGCTCAAGGGCACCGAGGTCTCGGTGAAGATCTCGGGCGTGATCGCCGACGTGACGGTGACCCAGACCTACCGCAACGAGGGCCAGCGGCCCATCGAGGCCAAGTACGTGTTCCCGGGCTCCACCCAGGCGGCCGTGAGCGGTCTCAACGTGCGCCTGGGCGACCGCCTGATCACTGCGCAGATCCGCGAGAAGCAGCAGGCGAAGATCGAGTACGACACCGCCAAGCGCGAGGGCAAGACAGCCGCGCTGCTCGAGCAGTACCTGCCGAACGTGTTCCAGATGAACGTCGCCAACATCCTGCCGGGCGACGACGTGAAGGTGGAGCTGCGCTACAGCGAGCTGCTGGTGCCGCAGTCGGGCAACTACGCGTTCGTGTTCCCCACCGTGGTGGGCCCGCGCTACAACAGCCCGCAGTCCTCGAATGCGCAGGCGCCCTGGGTCGGCCAGCCGACGCTGCGCGCGGGCGTCGCGGCCGGCACCACCTTCCGGCTCAAGGCCAGCATCGACACGCCGATGGGCCTGAAGGAGATCCGCTCGGCGACGCACGCGATCGACGTGAAGAAGAGCGACGAGGACCGCCATGCCGAGATCGTGCTGGCCGCCGACGGCCGCCCGGCCGACAACCGCGACTTCGTGCTCGACTACCGCCTCGCGGGCGAGAAGATCGAATCGGGCCTGATGCTCTACAAGGGCCAGGGCGAGAACGCCGAGAACTTCTTCCTCGCGATGGTCGAGCCGCCCAAGGCCGTGGCCGCCAGTGCCATCTCGCCGCGCGACTACATCTTCGTGGTCGACATCTCGGGCTCGATGCACGGCTTTCCGCTCGATACCGCGAAGGTGGTGCTCGAGCGCCTGATCGGCGGCCTGCGCCCCAGCGACACCTTCAACGTGCTGCTGTTCTCGGGCAGCAACAAGATGCTGTCGCCGGCCTCGGTGCCCGCGACCCGCGCCAACATCGAACAGGCGCTGGCCACCATCAAGAACTTCAACGGCGGCGGCAGCACCGAGCTGATCCCGGCGCTCAAGCGCGTGTACGCGGAACCGAAGGACGAGAAGGTCTCGCGCACCGTGGTGGTGGTGACCGACGGCTACGTGACGGTGGAGCGCGAGGCCTTCGAGCTGGTGCGCAACAACCTGTCGAAGGCCAACGTGTTCGCCTTCGGCATCGGCTCCTCGGTCAACCGCAGCCTGATGGAAGGCATCGCGCGTGCCGGCATGGGCGAGCCCTTCATCATCACCGACCCGGTGCAGGCGCCCGAGCAGGCCGCGCGTTTCCGCCGCATGGTCGAGTCGCCGGTGCTGACCAGCGTCAAGGCCACCTTCGGTGGGCTCGACGTGTACGACGTGGAACCGCAGGCGCTGCCCGACGTGCTGGGTGAACGGCCGGTGATCGTGTTCGGCAAGTGGCGCGGCGAAGCGCGCGGGCGCGTGATCGTCGAGGGCCAGGGCGCCGAAGGCCTGTACCGTCAGGAAGTGCGCATCGATGCGCGCACGCGCCAGGACACGGCCGCGCTGCGCACGCTGTGGGCGCGCCATCGCATCCAGAGCCTGAGCGACCAGGAAGCGCTCGAAGGCAGCGCCGCCTTCAAGGACCGCATCACCGAGCTCGGCCTCAAGTACAGCCTGCTGACCCAGTACACCAGCTTCATCGCGGTCGACAAGGTGGTGCGCAATGCCGCGCCGCAGGACAGCGCGAGCGTGAACCAGCCGCTGCCGATGCCACAGGGCGTGAGCGACAGCGCGGTGGACGGCGGCGCACTCGGTGCCGAGGTGCCGAGCACGCCCGAACCCGAGACGCTGGGCGCCATCGCGGTCGTGCTGTCGATGCTGGCGATGCTGCGCCGCCGCGCGCGCCGCCATGATTCGCGCCGTTTCACGGCTTGA